The following DNA comes from Buteo buteo chromosome 7, bButBut1.hap1.1, whole genome shotgun sequence.
AACATGCTGAAGGAGATCTGCTCGTAGGGTGACCGTGTTCCATTCTCGTAGAGGCAGGCAAAAGCGATGGCTGGGCCACCAGAGATGGAGGCCTCATTGTAGGGCAGCTCCATGTAAGCCAGGTCCGAGTAAGCACTTGGGCCCTCATAGATGACCCACGGCTCGGTCCAGCTCTCCACATCCCTGGGGAAGGTGCTCAGGTGAACCCCCATGTTGACCCGTGACATGGAGCTGGTAGGGTGGGAGTAGAGGACCCACGTTGGTGCTTGGAAGaaggcggcggggctgggggtcaCCGCAGGGTCCCCTCGGACTGAGGCAATACCATGGGCATGGCCGTGAAGCCCTGGGGTAGGACAGCCCTCCCCAGGCTCAGCTGGCTCGTGGTGGCTGCTGGTGGCCACAGCGGGCAGCTCATCacctgctgcctgctgggtgGGCAGGTACCGAAATCCCTGGAGCATCCCAGGGAGCAGCCGGCGAGCCGAGCCCCGGAGGGGCATCGTGGGGTCCCAGGGGGCAGTGGGGACGTACACGAAAGGTGCGGGGAAGCCGATGACGCTGCCATGACAACCATGGGGGGGCTCGACCAGCCGCTGGACCAGCTGCCCCCCGTGGAAGACAGCCCCGTCGTCTGTGCTGAGCGCCTGGACCCTGAAGCCCAAAGGGCTGCGGGCATTGCAGTAGAGGACGTTGGAGCCATCCTCCTCATCCACCGAGACCAGCTGGCACTCGCCTGTCTGCAGGTTGGGGATGAACTCCCCAAAGCGCCAGCCCCGGCCGTGGTCATCACTGTAGAAGGCAAAGGAGTGAGGGGTGGTCTTGCAGAGCTGGCCAAAGCACTCCTTGCAGTCGATGTGGTAGCTGTAGGCAGGCACCAGCAGCCGGCCGGACCGCAGCTGGATCCCGTGCCCGGGGCCCAGTGCAAACGTCGCCCAGtctggggaggggagatgggaTGTGGGTAAAGAGTGGCCTCCATGGTGCACCTGCCATGCCCAACGTGGAAGGGTCTCCACAGCATCCCCCCCCAGCCTAGCCAAGCaaggtggtggggtgggagtGCAGCAGAGCCCAGTGCTGCCTGGTTGTCCTCACACATGGGCCTACCCACAGCTACAGGGCCTCTCCATCTTCTCTCCCATCCCGTGTAAGTGATACAGCTactccctccatcccctctcctctctgcttgaGGTCATCTTCCACCCCATCTCTTTGATGCTTGTGGGCTTCCTACCCCGAGGCCACCTCCAGCCACACCACAGGTGGCTCCAGGAGGCCAAAACCCACGGTCATCCTCTTGCTGGCTGTCCCCCCCCGCTCCTCGCCCCTCTCCAGTGGGCTACCTTTGATGGCCCCGCCAATGACCTGCTGCGTCAGGTCTGTGGCTGTGCTCCAGCTCAGGCCCTGGTCGGCGCTGGTGACACAGCAGAGGCGGGTGACGTTTTGGCCGGTGACGATCTGGTAGGCTTCAGGGGTCCTGCCCAGCACCGtgatgaagaaaaggaagagggtGCCAGTGAATTCATCATAGAGCGGGCAGGGGTTCATCGACCGGTGGTGCTGCAGCGTCGCCGTCTCCAGCACGCGCATATCTTCCCACTgcccagggaggaggagaggagggagaggggtgAGGACCACCCCACTTCACCTGAcccagcctcccctccccatgtGGGTGCCTCCAGGAGCTCGGCTGTGCCCAGCAGTGGAGGATAATCACCTCGCTGTCCCCGTGCCCCCAGCCcagcgtgtccccccccaaccccaggtGCATCCCCCTGTCCCACCTCCACATAGCTCCCGTAGATCGTGCCACGGCGCAGCACCAGCAGGTTGGCGTGGGCATCGTCGGCACTCAGCCGCTCCTCAGCGAAAGCCAGCAGTTTGGCCACACAGGGCAGGTAGAGCAGAGCAGGCACGCGGTATGTGACGCCAttggactccttctcaaagaggacGGTCCGGGCAGGGAAGTGCCGGGAGCCCATGGCTTCTGTGGCAGAAAGATGCAGCCTCACCCTGGTGGGTTGATGAAGGCAGGGGGGACCAGCTGCTGGGCACGGCTGGGGTCGCGAGCTGGATTGCCcttggaggggtttggggtttaaCTTGGTGGGCTTGGGTTTGGGGAACCCCCCACCCTGGGAGCATGGGCTGGAGGGCAGGTTGCTACAGGCAGGGTcggggctgagggggggctgaatgtgtgctgtgctgctgtggtggcaAGTCACCACCCCTCAGAGGTGGGACAGGATTTTGAGTAACACCAAAGAGGCTGACCTGGGCTaccctgaaataaaattaaatcaaatcagTCTTCGAGATGctctttaaaagcagtttctggTAAATCGAGGCCAGTCAGCAAAGGGCAGGGTGAGACCTGTGGTTCCCTGCTCCCACCATCAAGTGAGTGTTGGGGGGACAGAGCCTGTCCCCACACGGCCAAAACCCTGGGAGCATGGGGTCAGGCTCCTTGCGAGGGGGTCAGGGAGCATTTTGTACTAGTACCTCCAGCACAGTGGACCCAGCCAGCTCctcatttccccccctcccctgcaggTAAAACCTGGGGTGCACAACATGAACCGTGGGGTCCCCGGCTGGGCTGTCCCTGCGGCAGCGGGCTGCAAGTGGTCCCCGAGCACCCTTCATTCAGGGACAGCAGGAGAGCCGTTGTGGTCAGCTGTCCCCAGGTTACACGTCCCTACGTGTCCTAGGTTATTGCCGCAGGAGGAGATGGGCATCCCACTCCAGGGTGCAGCTGGAGTGGCTGAGGGCAACTTTCATCTATGTTTTAATTAGGATCTTTTGCTGATCAAACACCCCACAGAGAAGCGAAGGCACTCACCGGGTCCTGTTCAGCTGGGAGCGTCCCCGTCCACCACAGGGTAATGTTGGCTCCTGCAGCCGCTGGCTTTCTGCAGAGCCCGTTGCCTCACTGCTTCGCTGCTACCCCCCCCCCTTGCAGGGTCCCCCCACCGATGGGTCACGGGGCTCCCGCAGTGGCGGTGGCTGGGAAAAAGCCCTGAGTCAGCAGTGGCAGCCACTCGTGCAGTGCTGGGCGGCACAAAGGCACCATTATCAGCCCAGGCAGAGCCGGGGGACTGCCAAACCACCTTGCTCAAACCCGCCAGGAGGGAATGCAAGGGGAGCCATGGCGCGGGGCTGTCTGCatctcctgcctcagtttcacTCCTCCCGCAGGCTGGGAGAGGCTTGACCTCCCTGCCCAGGTGCTGCAACCCATGTTGACCATGGTCTACCCCAGCCGTGAGCTCCCCAGCCTGTGGGCTGTGGCCCAGAGGGTCCCAGCCTTCCCAGGACACCCATCCGGACACAGGTCAGCtgttaagaaattatttttatgcttatgTTCCATTGCTGGCATCAGCTTAGCTAAAGGGGCTTGACAAAATTCATACGGCAAGTCACGGATCAGAAGCTCCAAGGCGACAGTTCAGGCTCAGGCTGCAGAATTGGCTGGGAAAAGCCCCCAGGGACTGCCCAGGCTGAACACGTGCAGCTGCTGTCTCCTCTACCCCAGCTATTTACAAATGCTTCCTAAGCCTGGTTAATTTTAGCTAAGGTTGCTGGAGCAGAAAACAGTGAAGGTGCTGTTAATctcatgttttttctgttgtacaTCACGTGGGGTTGTGGAGGAGCGTGGATTGCATTGCAAGGAGGTTAACCCTTGCCTCAGCTGGCTTCCCTGGCTACCTGCTGAGTTTAAACATAGCCAAGGAAAATCCCAACTCTGCTTCTTCCTCCACTTCCCTCTCTCATCTCTCCTGCATCTCTCCTGCTTTccaggctgagctgctgcctaGCTAGCTTCACCCCAATGCGAAGCTGCAAGCTGAGCGACCCCGGATCCATCATCCCAGTCACGCCATCcagtccctgctcctgccctgacTGGTGCGAGCGGGAGGAGACGCTGACTAAGCTTTGAAATATTACACCATCGGTAATGGCAGGTGCATTGGAAACTGGTGATGGGCAATCATTAACAGTGGTGACGCCAAAGCCGTTGGGGCTTGGCACTGCCGTTCTTCCGCCGAACCTTCCCAGCACCAGCATGGCAGCAGGGAACTGGCTAATGGGCAAAGATATCCCAGGCAGGTTTAATTACCTCCTTCAATAACAAGGTCATGCCCTAAATGAGCAGC
Coding sequences within:
- the NEU4 gene encoding sialidase-4, with amino-acid sequence MGSRHFPARTVLFEKESNGVTYRVPALLYLPCVAKLLAFAEERLSADDAHANLLVLRRGTIYGSYVEWEDMRVLETATLQHHRSMNPCPLYDEFTGTLFLFFITVLGRTPEAYQIVTGQNVTRLCCVTSADQGLSWSTATDLTQQVIGGAIKDWATFALGPGHGIQLRSGRLLVPAYSYHIDCKECFGQLCKTTPHSFAFYSDDHGRGWRFGEFIPNLQTGECQLVSVDEEDGSNVLYCNARSPLGFRVQALSTDDGAVFHGGQLVQRLVEPPHGCHGSVIGFPAPFVYVPTAPWDPTMPLRGSARRLLPGMLQGFRYLPTQQAAGDELPAVATSSHHEPAEPGEGCPTPGLHGHAHGIASVRGDPAVTPSPAAFFQAPTWVLYSHPTSSMSRVNMGVHLSTFPRDVESWTEPWVIYEGPSAYSDLAYMELPYNEASISGGPAIAFACLYENGTRSPYEQISFSMFTLYDVLQNIPLTAAAPQQDGGHTHRRKRRRKSCLVS